In the genome of Desulfovibrio desulfuricans, one region contains:
- a CDS encoding PTS sugar transporter subunit IIB, with product MWFRVDNRLVHGQVIEAWLPYTGARHLVVANDELAGDVIRQQIIELAVPHRVMTHFISLKELALTLNSCGDDCFVLFANCQDARRACDAGVLMQVLNMGNLHYAPDKLQVLPHVALSAQDREDLHFIQNHLVQLDFRCVPTETVRGPNDQLF from the coding sequence ATGTGGTTTCGCGTGGACAATCGCCTGGTTCACGGCCAGGTAATCGAAGCCTGGCTGCCCTACACGGGGGCAAGACACCTGGTGGTAGCCAACGACGAACTTGCGGGCGACGTCATACGGCAGCAGATTATTGAGCTGGCCGTACCGCACCGCGTCATGACGCATTTTATCAGCCTCAAGGAGCTGGCCCTCACGTTGAATTCGTGCGGCGATGACTGCTTTGTGCTGTTTGCCAACTGTCAGGATGCACGCCGCGCCTGTGATGCGGGTGTGCTCATGCAGGTGCTGAACATGGGCAACCTGCACTACGCACCGGACAAACTACAGGTGCTGCCCCATGTGGCGCTTTCCGCACAGGACAGGGAAGACCTGCATTTTATACAGAACCACCTTGTGCAGCTTGATTTTCGTTGTGTCCCTACCGAGACCGTTCGAGGCCCCAATGATCAACTTTTCTGA
- the rpoN gene encoding RNA polymerase factor sigma-54, whose protein sequence is MALELRQQLKLTQQLVMTPQLQQAIKLLQLSRVELLETVQQELLENPFLEESTINDDASAEQPDDREGPKEEVYDKELAKDADWEDYLGEFASTPRLSQSREFELAEEISPLEARYAAKPTLDGHLLWQLRLSDMTEEQKGIGEIIIGNLSSAGYLQATLDEVADMAKTTPDAVLPVLEKLQRFDPVGVAARDARECLMVQIKSLNYARDPILVELVEAHLEDLEAKRYKPLLRKFKLDMDELKEYLDIIQSLDPLPGASFGGGEPTYVSPDVFVYKMGDEFVILLNDDGLPQLQLSAMSQMNIGGNEQEKDYCSEKIRSASWLIKSLYQRQRTLYKVMESIVRHQQPFFEDGVTKLAPLILKDIADDISMHESTVSRITTNKYVATPHGIFELKFFFNSGLELDDGSQVGSESVKALIKKFISEEDTRSPLSDERIGEMLKERLKVNIARRTVAKYRTALDIPSSSRRKDHF, encoded by the coding sequence AATTGCAGCAGGCAATCAAACTGCTGCAGCTCTCACGCGTGGAGCTTCTGGAAACTGTACAGCAAGAGCTGCTTGAAAATCCCTTTCTCGAAGAATCCACGATCAATGACGACGCCTCTGCAGAGCAGCCGGACGATCGCGAGGGCCCCAAGGAAGAAGTCTACGACAAGGAACTGGCCAAGGACGCTGACTGGGAGGATTATCTCGGTGAGTTTGCCAGTACCCCCCGCCTTTCGCAGTCGCGCGAGTTTGAGCTTGCCGAAGAAATTTCGCCTCTCGAGGCCCGCTATGCGGCCAAGCCGACCCTTGACGGGCATCTGCTGTGGCAGCTGCGCCTCTCTGACATGACGGAAGAGCAAAAGGGCATCGGTGAGATCATTATCGGCAACCTGTCGTCCGCCGGGTATCTGCAGGCCACCCTTGACGAAGTGGCCGACATGGCCAAGACAACCCCCGACGCCGTTTTGCCTGTGCTGGAAAAGTTGCAGCGGTTCGACCCTGTCGGCGTTGCCGCACGCGACGCCCGCGAATGCCTGATGGTGCAGATAAAGAGCCTCAACTACGCGCGCGACCCCATCCTTGTGGAACTGGTGGAGGCGCACCTGGAGGACCTGGAGGCCAAGCGCTACAAGCCCCTGCTGCGCAAGTTCAAGCTCGATATGGACGAGCTCAAGGAATACCTGGACATCATCCAGAGTCTTGACCCGTTGCCGGGCGCCAGCTTTGGCGGCGGCGAGCCCACCTATGTGAGTCCCGACGTATTTGTGTACAAGATGGGCGATGAATTTGTCATTTTGCTCAACGACGACGGTCTGCCGCAGCTGCAGCTCTCGGCCATGAGCCAGATGAACATAGGCGGCAACGAGCAGGAAAAAGACTACTGCTCGGAAAAAATCCGCTCCGCCTCGTGGCTCATCAAGAGCCTGTACCAGCGCCAGCGCACGCTGTACAAGGTTATGGAAAGTATTGTGCGCCACCAGCAGCCTTTTTTTGAAGACGGCGTCACCAAGCTTGCGCCGCTTATTCTCAAAGACATCGCCGACGACATCAGCATGCACGAATCAACGGTAAGCCGCATAACCACCAACAAGTATGTGGCCACGCCGCACGGCATCTTTGAGTTGAAGTTTTTCTTTAACAGCGGGCTTGAGCTGGACGACGGAAGCCAGGTTGGCTCGGAAAGCGTCAAGGCGCTGATCAAGAAATTCATCTCTGAGGAGGACACGAGGTCTCCCCTCAGCGATGAGCGTATCGGTGAAATGCTCAAGGAGCGTCTCAAGGTCAATATTGCGCGGCGTACGGTGGCCAAATACCGCACGGCGCTTGATATTCCCTCTTCGTCAAGGCGCAAGGATCATTTCTGA
- the hpf gene encoding ribosome hibernation-promoting factor, HPF/YfiA family: MNISFAFKNFEASEHLKKYARRRMEKLGRFFGKASGLEVVVVLTVDKFRHRCEVTVTGEGLHINATEQTSDMYAAIDLVTDKVESQIKRQVARVKAQRRHARDTDVDVFTYNLDADADTQQPVDGTDRLATKPLHLDEALMQLDSIGSEFLVFFNAENNRINVVYRTKVSGYALIDPVL, translated from the coding sequence ATGAACATCTCATTTGCTTTCAAGAACTTTGAAGCCTCCGAACACCTCAAGAAGTATGCCCGTCGTCGCATGGAAAAGCTGGGACGGTTTTTTGGCAAGGCCTCTGGCCTGGAAGTGGTAGTTGTGCTTACCGTTGACAAGTTTCGCCATCGCTGCGAAGTGACCGTTACCGGCGAAGGGTTGCACATCAACGCCACGGAGCAGACCTCTGACATGTATGCCGCCATCGACCTTGTGACCGACAAGGTTGAATCGCAGATCAAGCGTCAGGTGGCCCGCGTCAAGGCCCAGAGACGGCACGCCCGCGATACGGATGTGGACGTGTTTACCTATAATCTTGATGCTGATGCGGACACGCAGCAGCCCGTTGACGGCACCGACCGTCTTGCCACCAAGCCTCTGCATCTGGATGAGGCGCTCATGCAGCTTGATTCCATCGGCAGCGAGTTTCTGGTGTTCTTTAATGCAGAAAACAACCGCATCAATGTGGTGTACCGCACCAAGGTCAGCGGCTACGCCCTTATTGACCCAGTGTTGTAA
- a CDS encoding PTS sugar transporter subunit IIA, with translation MTDENKKTQVGIILVSHADYGTAMLRTAEFILGQQSDCSSISVDVAHEVSETVRRLTDATQRLDKGAGVIILTDMFGGTPTNLALSLLATHKVEVVTGVNLPMLLKVFTSRDKELGELARIAGEAGAKGIVVAGSMLRNKARDKADS, from the coding sequence ATGACGGACGAAAACAAGAAGACGCAGGTTGGAATTATTCTGGTTTCGCATGCCGATTACGGCACGGCCATGCTGCGTACCGCAGAGTTCATTCTTGGGCAGCAGAGCGACTGCAGCTCCATCAGCGTTGACGTGGCCCACGAGGTCTCCGAAACCGTTCGCCGTCTTACCGACGCAACCCAGCGGCTCGACAAGGGCGCCGGGGTCATCATTCTCACCGATATGTTTGGCGGCACGCCCACCAATCTTGCGCTTTCGCTGCTGGCAACCCACAAGGTCGAGGTTGTCACGGGCGTTAACCTGCCAATGTTGCTCAAGGTCTTTACCTCGCGCGACAAGGAGCTTGGCGAACTGGCCCGCATTGCCGGCGAGGCAGGCGCAAAGGGTATAGTGGTTGCGGGCAGCATGCTGCGCAACAAAGCTCGTGACAAAGCAGACAGCTGA
- the rapZ gene encoding RNase adapter RapZ produces MLPLAPTRAVTPDADAPVPGADVQVCIVTGLSGAGKSTALKVFEDMGHFVVDGLPVSLAMEMVDMMSRPSMSHFKGIALGMDLRQSNFVEDINECLSVLAGKNIRPMLLFLEANNQELIRRYAATRRPHPLERGGMGLEAALLAERSSLRPLREMADLVIDTSRFSIHDLRRAIQKRWSGNKGKLRAIRVNVISFGFKYGVPREADLVFDLRFLANPYFVDELRPLSGKDKAVADYVFNSPHAREYRDKLVDLLFFMLPLMEAEGRYRITVAVGCTGGRHRSVAMAEEILQALRQADYPAFLEHRHLELG; encoded by the coding sequence ATGCTCCCCCTTGCTCCCACCCGTGCTGTTACGCCAGACGCCGACGCGCCCGTTCCCGGCGCGGACGTGCAGGTGTGCATTGTCACGGGCCTGTCTGGCGCGGGCAAGAGTACTGCGCTCAAGGTTTTTGAAGACATGGGCCACTTTGTGGTTGATGGTCTGCCCGTAAGCCTGGCTATGGAGATGGTGGACATGATGTCGCGCCCCTCCATGAGCCACTTTAAGGGAATCGCTCTGGGCATGGATTTGCGCCAGAGCAATTTTGTGGAAGACATCAACGAGTGTCTCAGCGTGCTTGCGGGCAAAAATATTCGCCCCATGCTGCTTTTTCTTGAGGCCAACAATCAGGAACTCATACGCCGCTACGCCGCAACCCGCCGTCCGCATCCGCTGGAGCGGGGGGGCATGGGCCTCGAGGCCGCCCTGCTGGCCGAGCGCAGCAGCCTGCGCCCCCTGCGCGAAATGGCCGACCTTGTCATCGACACCTCGCGGTTTTCCATCCATGATCTGCGCCGGGCCATACAGAAGCGCTGGAGCGGCAACAAGGGCAAGCTGCGGGCCATACGGGTCAACGTTATTTCGTTTGGCTTCAAGTATGGCGTGCCGCGCGAGGCCGATCTGGTCTTTGACCTGCGGTTTTTGGCCAACCCCTATTTTGTGGACGAGCTGCGCCCCCTCAGCGGCAAGGACAAGGCCGTAGCCGACTATGTTTTTAACTCGCCGCATGCGCGCGAATACCGCGACAAGCTTGTGGACCTGCTGTTTTTTATGCTGCCGCTCATGGAGGCCGAAGGCCGATACCGCATTACGGTTGCTGTGGGCTGTACCGGCGGCCGCCACCGCTCGGTGGCCATGGCCGAAGAAATCTTGCAGGCGCTGAGGCAGGCGGATTATCCGGCGTTTCTGGAGCATCGACACCTTGAACTCGGCTAA